A genome region from Tolypothrix sp. PCC 7712 includes the following:
- a CDS encoding glutathione S-transferase family protein, translating into MAIQDAVSNWEQLLETARKNTPARRVKRPGQSPSTAPIPSSLHKLPPDTQAPVLLYRDTNSWCPFCERVWFALEEKEIPFETEFIDLSNKPKWYTDLVPTTLVPGAKIEGKLVYESKDILLALEARFPTPALLPEDSEENAVARQWVEESETNGFRDIAYKFLREKVTDADELVKLQTEFEAKLDELEQTLAKYPGPYFLSSFSLVDILYSPHLDRLAANLPVYRQYHIKGNPRYPRINAWFDALNQRPAYHRVKSDNITNNLLLRRRWGVEPIGNPLPLDPAESEAIEFRAEAAERLSDNRENAIADILKNSGVQALAIDGDVSAVQEVVDFHLRLLADYLINGNGEPLPGGRTGGKDSTIDPKIAAIGAITLAYVRNRICAPRDMSAGAATAFRAAADKVLASLY; encoded by the coding sequence ATGGCTATTCAAGACGCTGTATCTAATTGGGAACAACTGTTAGAAACTGCTCGAAAAAATACCCCAGCGCGCCGGGTAAAGAGACCAGGACAGTCTCCATCTACTGCACCTATACCCAGCAGTTTGCATAAACTTCCCCCAGACACTCAAGCACCTGTTTTGTTATATCGAGATACTAATTCTTGGTGTCCTTTTTGTGAGAGAGTTTGGTTTGCTTTAGAAGAAAAAGAAATTCCTTTTGAGACAGAGTTTATCGATTTAAGTAATAAGCCAAAATGGTACACTGATTTAGTACCGACTACCCTTGTACCTGGTGCAAAAATTGAAGGCAAGTTAGTGTATGAATCTAAAGATATTCTCTTAGCTTTAGAAGCACGATTTCCTACACCAGCCTTACTTCCAGAAGATTCAGAAGAAAATGCTGTTGCTAGACAATGGGTAGAGGAATCAGAAACTAACGGTTTTAGAGATATTGCTTACAAATTCCTCAGAGAAAAAGTTACAGATGCTGATGAATTAGTTAAGTTACAAACAGAATTTGAAGCTAAATTAGATGAACTTGAACAAACTTTAGCTAAATATCCCGGCCCCTATTTTCTCAGCAGCTTTAGCTTGGTAGATATCCTCTACAGTCCCCATCTCGATCGCTTGGCGGCTAATTTACCAGTTTATCGACAGTATCATATCAAAGGTAATCCCCGTTACCCCCGAATCAACGCTTGGTTTGACGCACTCAATCAACGCCCAGCTTATCATCGGGTGAAATCGGATAATATCACCAACAATTTACTTTTACGCCGCAGATGGGGTGTAGAACCGATTGGGAATCCTTTACCCTTAGATCCAGCAGAAAGCGAAGCTATAGAGTTTCGTGCAGAAGCGGCGGAAAGATTGAGCGATAATCGAGAAAATGCGATCGCAGATATTTTGAAAAATTCTGGCGTTCAAGCTTTAGCTATAGATGGTGATGTTTCCGCAGTACAAGAGGTGGTTGATTTCCACCTGAGATTGCTTGCTGATTACCTCATCAATGGTAACGGTGAACCCCTACCAGGTGGACGCACAGGTGGTAAAGATAGTACTATCGATCCCAAGATAGCGGCAATTGGTGCAA
- a CDS encoding class I SAM-dependent methyltransferase family protein produces the protein MPKDWFEWHDLYNTEAKLQQRLEIVREYITYSLDASPAGRIRVVSVCAGDGRDLLGTLANHPRAQDVYARLVELNPNLVERGKATIESLGLAKQIEFINGDATISANYVGAVPADIVIVCGVFGNLADEAELKRLLDNLSFLSKKGAFVLWTRGHSNGTAYSDTVRKVLQASQFEEVKFKLTATGDMGVGINRYVGENLPAPKEQQLFVFSGVPHKAR, from the coding sequence ATGCCAAAAGATTGGTTTGAATGGCACGATCTCTATAATACGGAAGCAAAATTACAACAACGCCTAGAAATCGTGCGGGAATACATCACCTACAGCTTAGATGCATCACCAGCCGGAAGAATCCGTGTAGTGAGTGTTTGCGCTGGTGATGGTAGAGATTTACTTGGAACCTTAGCAAATCACCCCCGCGCCCAAGATGTCTATGCAAGACTGGTAGAGTTAAACCCCAATTTAGTTGAACGTGGAAAAGCAACTATAGAATCATTGGGTTTAGCCAAGCAAATAGAATTTATCAACGGTGATGCAACTATCTCCGCTAATTATGTAGGCGCAGTACCCGCAGATATTGTGATTGTCTGTGGTGTGTTTGGTAATTTAGCTGATGAAGCTGAACTTAAACGCTTGCTAGATAACTTGAGTTTTCTCAGTAAAAAAGGTGCTTTTGTTCTCTGGACTCGCGGACATTCTAACGGTACTGCTTACTCTGATACTGTGCGGAAAGTTTTACAAGCATCTCAATTTGAAGAAGTTAAGTTTAAACTCACCGCCACTGGAGATATGGGAGTAGGTATTAATCGTTATGTTGGTGAAAATTTACCTGCACCGAAAGAGCAACAATTATTTGTATTTTCTGGCGTTCCCCATAAAGCTAGATAA
- a CDS encoding DegT/DnrJ/EryC1/StrS family aminotransferase has protein sequence MRGHISDLDTIKHICEQAGIYLIEDCAHSLGAEWDGKLVGYHGAIACFSTQSYKLLNSGEGGLIATNNKELAAYCILAAGSYEKLYKKHLARPLDDNIFEKLKPYVPNFSLRMSNLTASVLRPQIKFLETKISQNRQKYDRLVEILNSVRNIYIPLPLEQVKPAPDSLQFNLLGLTSAQVDEFVQQTSKRGVAIQIFGRDDNSRYYKNWQYSFTELPNLEKTESIISSACDIRLPSTFDFNDLNLIGYIIKDVIYKILREDNRQDYPNGLTDYFENIEEVRGKYDNWVSFYDQEHYDNGWTILLNHVAYTLISYLKKDDLILDIGCGTGLLGRELISYGSKNLQGLDISQQSLDILKDLDIYKALHLEELGSTLSFADNTFDALVSTGVFTRNQVPLESFEELIRILKPGGIFAVVLRIEDDEFYYKPIKNYCAINMWQEILKTRISVLQSCNHELVILRKQNIL, from the coding sequence ATGCGAGGACATATATCAGATTTAGACACCATCAAACACATTTGCGAGCAAGCGGGAATTTATTTAATAGAAGACTGCGCTCATAGTTTAGGTGCTGAATGGGATGGAAAATTAGTAGGATATCATGGGGCAATTGCTTGCTTTAGTACCCAAAGTTATAAATTACTTAACTCTGGTGAAGGTGGGTTGATTGCCACCAATAACAAAGAATTGGCAGCTTATTGTATTCTAGCGGCTGGTTCTTACGAAAAATTGTACAAGAAACATCTTGCTCGTCCATTGGATGACAATATATTTGAAAAACTGAAGCCTTATGTTCCCAATTTTAGTTTAAGAATGAGTAACCTAACTGCTTCTGTCTTAAGACCTCAAATAAAATTTTTAGAAACCAAAATATCTCAAAACAGACAAAAGTATGATCGGTTAGTAGAAATTCTCAATTCTGTCAGGAATATTTATATTCCCTTGCCTTTAGAACAAGTTAAGCCTGCACCTGACAGTTTACAGTTTAATCTTTTGGGATTAACTTCAGCACAGGTTGATGAATTTGTTCAGCAAACTAGCAAGAGGGGTGTTGCAATCCAAATTTTTGGAAGAGACGATAATTCTCGCTATTACAAAAACTGGCAATACTCATTTACAGAATTACCCAATCTAGAGAAAACAGAATCGATTATTTCTTCGGCTTGCGATATCAGATTGCCATCAACTTTTGATTTCAATGATCTCAATTTAATAGGCTATATTATCAAAGATGTTATCTATAAAATCCTCAGAGAAGATAATCGTCAAGATTATCCAAATGGATTAACCGACTACTTTGAAAATATCGAAGAAGTAAGAGGAAAATATGATAATTGGGTATCATTTTATGACCAGGAACATTACGATAACGGTTGGACGATTTTACTCAACCATGTTGCTTACACTTTAATATCGTATTTAAAGAAAGACGATTTAATTTTAGACATTGGATGTGGTACAGGTTTATTAGGTCGAGAACTCATTTCTTACGGTTCAAAAAATCTCCAAGGTCTTGATATTAGCCAACAGTCTTTAGACATATTAAAAGACCTAGATATATACAAAGCTTTGCATCTGGAAGAGTTGGGTAGCACTCTTTCTTTTGCTGATAATACGTTTGATGCTTTAGTATCAACTGGGGTTTTTACTCGCAATCAAGTTCCTTTAGAAAGCTTTGAAGAACTGATTCGGATTCTCAAGCCAGGTGGTATTTTTGCTGTTGTTCTCAGAATAGAAGATGATGAGTTTTATTACAAACCTATCAAAAATTATTGTGCAATAAACATGTGGCAAGAAATTTTAAAAACAAGAATCAGTGTATTACAAAGCTGTAACCACGAACTAGTGATTTTGCGGAAGCAGAATATTTTGTAG
- the tnpC gene encoding IS66 family transposase, translated as MNQNLPQDLDRESLNQLSKQELVEIIIEQSKVIGELQKTVLELQQEIERLKVSRDLDSKTSSKPPSGDILKKSENKKAAPQEESNHPKRKPGGQPGHQGKTRKGFGRVDRCEILRPSDCVCCGQKAFAAVAVKVEKQSVAQLVERPIEIVEYQRHTCQCEYCGNIQTASWSQDIIPGQDLGISLQAFLGWANNYAHMPYEKQQEMLWELGQIEIGLGTLVTTNERIQTAIQPSITELSNWVKQTQPNIHVDETPWSVKGVKEWLWVVANSEFCLFTAADTRSRAELEAILGAKYTGVISSDDFSVYNGYAVPEQQKCLAHLRRHFKKLIQLPGLHNQAIGEAFVDLIDEAFGNYAQWFETLDCASYNDWVNQFKSKLQQTLDDWINLAGATAGNLLRSLRDKASQWWYFLDNPEVPPDNNQAERSLRLAVTKRKVSGGSRSMERFQHTANLLTVVQTCRRQSLSVIDFFVQALIADSINSQSRPSLVPQF; from the coding sequence ATGAACCAAAACCTGCCTCAAGATTTAGACCGGGAAAGCTTGAACCAGTTATCGAAACAAGAACTGGTAGAGATAATCATTGAGCAGAGCAAGGTAATAGGTGAATTACAGAAAACAGTATTAGAACTACAGCAAGAAATAGAACGTTTAAAAGTCAGCAGAGATTTAGACAGCAAAACCTCATCTAAGCCGCCATCAGGGGACATCCTCAAAAAGAGTGAAAACAAAAAAGCAGCACCGCAAGAAGAATCAAATCATCCCAAAAGAAAGCCAGGTGGGCAACCAGGGCATCAAGGTAAGACCCGTAAGGGTTTTGGTAGAGTAGATCGTTGTGAAATCTTACGTCCAAGTGATTGTGTCTGTTGTGGTCAAAAAGCGTTTGCGGCTGTGGCAGTAAAAGTAGAAAAACAGTCTGTAGCGCAACTAGTGGAGCGTCCCATTGAAATAGTTGAGTATCAACGCCATACGTGCCAGTGTGAGTACTGTGGCAATATACAAACAGCCTCCTGGTCACAAGATATCATCCCAGGACAGGATTTAGGGATTTCTTTACAGGCATTTTTAGGATGGGCAAATAATTATGCACATATGCCCTATGAAAAACAGCAAGAAATGTTGTGGGAGTTAGGTCAAATTGAAATTGGGCTGGGAACTTTAGTCACCACAAATGAACGAATTCAAACAGCGATTCAACCAAGCATTACTGAGTTAAGTAATTGGGTAAAACAGACACAACCTAACATTCATGTGGATGAAACACCTTGGTCTGTCAAGGGAGTTAAAGAATGGTTGTGGGTAGTTGCCAATTCTGAGTTTTGCCTGTTTACTGCTGCTGACACTCGTTCCAGAGCAGAACTAGAAGCCATTTTAGGGGCTAAATATACAGGGGTAATCAGCAGCGATGATTTTAGTGTTTACAATGGCTATGCGGTGCCTGAGCAGCAGAAATGTTTGGCTCATCTACGCCGTCACTTCAAAAAACTAATTCAACTTCCAGGTCTTCACAACCAAGCTATTGGTGAAGCATTTGTGGATTTAATTGATGAAGCTTTTGGAAATTATGCCCAATGGTTTGAGACTCTTGACTGCGCCAGTTATAACGATTGGGTCAATCAATTCAAATCTAAATTGCAACAAACACTTGATGACTGGATTAACTTAGCCGGAGCTACAGCAGGAAACCTTTTACGTTCCTTGCGCGATAAAGCCTCCCAATGGTGGTATTTCCTTGACAACCCTGAAGTTCCTCCTGATAACAATCAAGCCGAGCGATCGCTGCGTTTGGCTGTGACAAAACGTAAAGTTAGTGGTGGTTCCCGTTCGATGGAGCGGTTTCAACATACTGCCAATTTGTTGACGGTGGTTCAAACCTGTCGTCGTCAAAGTCTGTCTGTTATTGATTTTTTTGTACAAGCACTAATTGCTGACTCTATTAATTCTCAGTCTCGCCCTTCTCTAGTTCCTCAATTTTAG
- a CDS encoding M48 family metalloprotease — MKRNRKSLLLTLNWVLLSFGTSILIILTQPTAPVPAQEPAANSQQQLREILQRSTPNPTETPKPVIIPQPTPSPSPEVTEPKKPDAATEPEPTPEEIARQQKFIEADKLYQAGQIAEAEKIYREVKEPFAKTSQPQERKAAITDPTQLSPAGKVYWREAEAGIAKKLESRTLIPLQLLVEQYPEFIPGHIKFAEVLKQYNRSPQALDILERGASLYPDQPELIKARVTALAEAQKWMEASLAARQFAILNPKDPQAPEFANLADVHLKRYKSHIQAEIRGNAIANILTGALGYAVSGSLLGPFSALDSTIMLLRGEESIGESVAKQAKQELKQITDETVVAYVNEIGQKLAKVAGRNEFKYEFFVVPQEELNAFALPGGKIFINAGAIAKTNSEAELAGLIGHELSHVVLSHGFQLVTQGNLVANVTQYIPLGGIIGQLSALSYSRDMERQADSLGTRLIVATGYAADGLRNLMVTLEKQQKNAPPRWLSSHPGGSERVSYLEAMITNSKYNRYAYEGVERHAQIQAKVKQLLKEKKSQEEKKQRS, encoded by the coding sequence ATGAAACGAAATCGCAAGTCTCTGCTGTTAACCTTGAACTGGGTGTTACTGTCATTTGGCACATCAATATTAATTATTCTTACCCAGCCTACAGCACCCGTCCCTGCACAAGAACCTGCTGCAAATAGCCAACAACAGCTGAGGGAAATACTGCAACGTTCCACTCCCAATCCTACGGAAACGCCAAAGCCTGTAATCATACCACAACCTACACCCAGCCCCAGCCCAGAAGTTACAGAACCAAAAAAGCCAGATGCGGCGACAGAACCAGAACCAACTCCTGAAGAAATTGCGCGTCAGCAAAAATTTATCGAAGCAGACAAGCTTTATCAGGCAGGACAAATTGCAGAAGCTGAGAAAATTTACCGTGAGGTAAAAGAACCTTTTGCGAAAACTAGTCAACCTCAAGAACGTAAAGCAGCTATTACCGATCCAACGCAACTATCCCCAGCAGGTAAGGTATACTGGCGAGAAGCCGAGGCGGGGATAGCGAAGAAGCTAGAATCTCGGACTTTAATCCCACTACAACTATTAGTTGAGCAGTATCCGGAATTTATTCCCGGACATATCAAATTTGCAGAAGTTCTCAAACAATATAATCGCTCTCCACAAGCTTTAGATATTTTAGAACGGGGAGCTTCCCTTTATCCAGACCAACCAGAACTGATTAAAGCCAGAGTTACAGCACTTGCAGAAGCTCAAAAATGGATGGAAGCTTCTTTAGCAGCGCGTCAATTTGCCATTCTCAACCCTAAAGATCCCCAAGCACCAGAGTTTGCTAATTTAGCAGATGTGCATCTCAAGCGTTATAAATCTCATATTCAAGCAGAAATTAGAGGCAATGCGATCGCTAATATTCTCACGGGTGCATTAGGTTATGCTGTTAGCGGTAGTTTGCTGGGGCCGTTTTCGGCACTAGATTCCACGATTATGCTACTACGCGGTGAAGAATCTATAGGAGAATCGGTAGCCAAGCAAGCAAAACAAGAACTCAAACAAATTACCGATGAGACAGTAGTCGCCTACGTCAATGAAATTGGACAGAAACTCGCCAAAGTTGCAGGACGTAACGAATTTAAATACGAATTTTTTGTAGTCCCCCAAGAAGAACTCAACGCTTTTGCGCTGCCTGGTGGCAAAATCTTTATTAATGCAGGTGCGATCGCTAAAACAAACTCGGAAGCTGAATTAGCTGGGTTAATCGGTCATGAGTTATCCCATGTGGTGTTATCTCACGGCTTTCAATTAGTTACCCAAGGTAATCTCGTTGCTAATGTGACGCAGTATATTCCTTTAGGTGGCATCATTGGGCAACTTTCAGCCCTCAGTTACAGCCGCGACATGGAACGTCAAGCAGATAGCCTCGGTACACGTTTGATTGTCGCCACAGGTTATGCGGCTGATGGCTTACGTAATTTGATGGTGACACTAGAAAAACAACAGAAAAATGCTCCTCCTAGATGGTTATCTTCTCATCCTGGCGGTAGTGAGCGAGTCAGTTATCTAGAAGCTATGATTACCAATAGCAAATACAACCGCTACGCCTATGAAGGTGTAGAAAGACACGCACAAATTCAAGCCAAAGTCAAGCAGCTTCTCAAAGAGAAAAAATCACAAGAAGAAAAAAAGCAGCGTTCTTAA
- a CDS encoding COP23 domain-containing protein, producing the protein MSSHALKFLLLSGLGLSCFLGNSVAFAQVNDSVVVPTEPSGTSTTTTTPIPTGTATNTTTYPTAEGTRFSCQTYNGQYTVMYQPESQPGQYFAWAAPQNLGGGWDVNRRCQTISQRLESYRPDGLQELQVARLNNENIVCVTTEADPSCRIVLTVPRDKDPYTVRNSIFQNLTTADSGQQTIAVNTYRNNQNILGDLYNLGRTGIGGNRASASKSGINLKPFLDRKDGGNGSGLKNGVALRNRSNTQTTVRPQPNGVRLDPNRFRR; encoded by the coding sequence ATGTCATCGCACGCTTTGAAATTCCTGCTTTTAAGTGGTTTAGGTTTATCCTGTTTCTTGGGTAATTCGGTAGCATTTGCCCAAGTTAACGATAGTGTTGTTGTACCCACAGAACCATCGGGTACATCCACAACCACAACTACACCGATACCAACAGGTACAGCAACTAACACTACAACTTATCCTACCGCTGAGGGTACGAGGTTTAGTTGTCAAACATACAACGGTCAATATACCGTGATGTATCAGCCGGAAAGTCAACCAGGTCAATACTTTGCTTGGGCTGCACCTCAGAATTTAGGTGGTGGTTGGGATGTAAACAGACGCTGTCAAACAATTTCCCAACGCTTAGAATCCTATCGTCCAGATGGCTTACAAGAACTCCAAGTTGCTCGGTTAAATAACGAGAACATTGTTTGTGTAACCACTGAGGCTGATCCTAGCTGTCGGATTGTCCTCACAGTACCCCGCGATAAAGACCCCTATACTGTCCGCAATAGCATCTTCCAAAACCTTACCACTGCGGATAGCGGTCAACAAACCATTGCTGTTAACACCTACCGCAACAATCAAAATATATTAGGTGATTTATATAACTTAGGTCGTACAGGAATAGGTGGTAATCGCGCTTCTGCATCTAAAAGTGGTATTAATCTCAAACCTTTCCTCGATCGCAAAGATGGTGGTAATGGTAGCGGGTTAAAAAATGGTGTCGCCTTACGTAACCGTTCCAACACCCAAACCACTGTCCGCCCACAACCAAATGGCGTTCGCCTCGACCCCAATAGATTCCGTCGTTAA
- a CDS encoding glutathione S-transferase family protein — protein sequence MLELYQWELSQYSEKVRLILDYKELNYRKIEVTPGIGQVELFRLTGQRQVPVLKDGSRYIADSTEIAKYLDLEYPERPLIPKDPKKRGACLLIEEWADESIGIKGRKALFAAISQDQNFRKSLLPTSTPDILKNLIEGVPRDFLTVLGVGVGYSPDVIKSAIADLKQDLEALTLLLADSPYLLGDEPSLADLAVAGLSILLKFPEGPYLDLPAELKGKGLPGLGDNPDYAPFFEWRDRIYAQFRKPLTGTTSSASRPTSIQID from the coding sequence ATGCTGGAATTATACCAATGGGAACTATCCCAATACTCAGAAAAAGTGCGATTGATTTTAGATTATAAAGAGCTAAATTATCGCAAAATAGAGGTTACACCAGGAATTGGTCAGGTAGAACTGTTTCGCCTGACTGGTCAAAGACAAGTACCAGTTTTAAAGGATGGAAGCAGATATATTGCTGATTCAACAGAAATAGCTAAATATTTAGACTTAGAGTATCCAGAACGCCCATTGATACCGAAAGATCCCAAGAAAAGAGGTGCATGTTTATTAATAGAAGAATGGGCAGATGAATCGATAGGTATCAAAGGGCGGAAAGCACTATTTGCTGCTATTAGTCAAGACCAAAATTTTCGTAAATCCTTGTTACCCACTTCTACACCAGATATTCTCAAAAATCTAATTGAGGGAGTACCGCGTGATTTCTTAACGGTTTTAGGTGTGGGAGTTGGTTATAGTCCAGATGTAATTAAATCTGCGATCGCAGATTTAAAGCAAGACTTAGAAGCGCTGACACTGCTATTGGCAGATAGCCCTTATTTGCTTGGAGATGAACCGAGTTTAGCTGATCTGGCAGTGGCTGGTTTATCAATTTTACTGAAATTTCCCGAAGGGCCTTATTTAGATTTACCAGCAGAGCTTAAAGGTAAAGGTTTGCCTGGTTTAGGAGATAATCCAGATTATGCACCGTTCTTTGAATGGCGCGATCGCATTTATGCCCAATTCCGCAAACCCTTAACTGGTACTACCTCATCTGCAAGTAGACCAACTTCAATTCAAATTGATTGA
- a CDS encoding fasciclin domain-containing protein, which produces MKVNYSQLLTNLAGIVGIAGCSLVITLPSQAKEATNPNPSIFSEAPYSRSQRIEANSNYTPAQATQDTAKGTTANRNLVAQKTKKRGLNPNPSIFNEPPYNRGASSANTSSGETAPTPTTPAEAAPTTPTTEAPSATPTAPATETPSATPSTPSNTAPTQTQPAPNSSSTQNKNLVAIAESNGSFKTLTQALKAAGLTATLEGKDNFTIFAPTDAAFSKLPQDAVRDLLKPENKEVLIKILTYHVVPGKVLSSDLKSGEVKSVEGGAINVKVDPATGVKVNEATVTQADITGSNGVIHAIDQVILPPDL; this is translated from the coding sequence ATGAAGGTCAATTACAGCCAATTGCTAACTAATCTTGCTGGTATAGTAGGAATAGCTGGATGCAGCCTTGTGATTACATTACCTTCACAAGCAAAGGAAGCAACAAATCCTAACCCTAGCATTTTTAGCGAGGCTCCCTATAGCCGTAGTCAACGCATTGAGGCAAACAGTAACTATACACCTGCTCAGGCTACACAAGATACAGCAAAAGGCACAACTGCTAACAGAAATTTGGTAGCACAGAAAACCAAAAAAAGAGGACTCAATCCTAACCCCAGTATTTTCAACGAGCCTCCCTATAATCGCGGTGCTAGCAGTGCAAACACAAGCAGTGGAGAAACTGCACCAACCCCCACCACTCCTGCTGAAGCTGCACCCACTACACCTACAACCGAAGCACCTTCTGCAACACCTACAGCACCTGCAACAGAAACACCTTCTGCAACACCTTCAACACCTTCCAACACAGCTCCTACCCAAACTCAGCCAGCACCAAATTCTAGCAGTACCCAAAACAAGAACTTGGTAGCAATTGCAGAGTCTAATGGATCTTTTAAAACCTTGACTCAAGCGTTAAAAGCAGCTGGATTGACTGCAACTTTAGAAGGAAAAGATAATTTCACGATTTTTGCACCCACCGATGCGGCATTTTCTAAATTGCCTCAAGATGCAGTCCGGGATTTGTTAAAGCCTGAAAACAAAGAAGTTTTGATCAAAATATTAACTTACCATGTAGTACCCGGTAAGGTATTATCTAGCGATTTGAAATCAGGCGAAGTGAAAAGTGTAGAAGGCGGTGCTATCAACGTCAAAGTTGATCCAGCTACAGGTGTGAAAGTAAATGAGGCTACTGTAACTCAGGCCGATATTACAGGCTCTAATGGTGTGATTCATGCAATCGATCAAGTAATTTTGCCTCCGGATTTGTAA
- a CDS encoding nuclear transport factor 2 family protein codes for MTSDEILAVNTAFYRAFEKKDIEAMSLVWSQGTGSTCIHPGRNALRGWKEVKYSWEQIFKNTAYIEVNLDIISTEVTDNIAYVILRENILQVFRGQRLEAQSIATNIFQLLGGKWYLIHHHGSPIMR; via the coding sequence ATGACATCTGATGAAATTTTAGCAGTCAACACAGCTTTTTATCGAGCTTTTGAAAAAAAAGATATTGAAGCTATGAGTTTAGTCTGGTCACAAGGAACAGGTAGTACTTGTATTCATCCAGGACGCAATGCGTTGCGTGGCTGGAAGGAAGTTAAATATTCTTGGGAGCAGATATTTAAAAATACAGCTTATATAGAAGTTAATTTAGATATCATCTCTACTGAAGTAACTGACAATATTGCTTATGTGATTTTGAGAGAAAATATCCTCCAAGTATTTCGGGGTCAAAGACTAGAAGCACAGTCAATCGCCACAAATATATTTCAATTACTAGGTGGTAAATGGTATTTAATTCATCATCACGGTAGCCCTATCATGCGTTAA